AAACAATTCCTATCAGTAAAGTCGGTAACATAATAATCCTTTCTGTCCTCAATCCTTTCGCCAAACTAGATTTCGCACAAACCATGCCAATTGCCCTGGAGAACAGCGTTAACGAATGAGAGTCTACGCACTGGTAAGCATAGACACCCTGCAATCAGCTGTATATACGGACAGAACACGGCGTCCATCGTTCCACGACATATGCAAATGGACCTTACTCCCTACATGTTGCATGCAACATGTTACAACATGAGTGCAACACCCTTGCAACATTCGGGCTTGCAATCACTCATCGTCTTCGGCATCCTGCGCGGTATGTCAGCAAAAGAACAGGTACCTTGCCCGCCCGAAGTCAGTGCGGATTTAATTATTGATACCATCCCGGATGGATTGATCGTGCTGGATGCGCACTGTCGTATGCAGCGCTGGAATAAGGCGATGGAACACATCGCAGGCTATTCCGAACAGGAAATGATCGGAAAACCATGTGGTGTTCTTCATTTTCGAGATACTAACTCGGGAAACACCATGGATATGGAGCGACAGTGTCTGACTTCCGGACAAGTCGATTCCGAGCGCATGAAAGAAATCGAATGTACGCTGCAAGCGCGTAACGGTGAGACGGTACCCGTGCGCAAATACGGCCGAGTCCTGCTGGATGCGGCAGGAGGTGCCATCGGCATTCTCATGGTCATCACAGATCTTCGTCCGTTGCGGCGCCTTCAGGATCGTTTATCCAGTCTTGAACTGTCCAGTCTGGATATCACCCCGCCCGGACGCCTGCTCGGAACCAGTCCGGCCATGCAAGCCGTCTACCACCGCATCCGTCTGACCGCAAACTCCGATGTCACGGTACTGATTGAAGGCGAAACCGGCACCGGCAAGGAACGCGTAGCCGAAGCCATTCACGAATGCAGCCCGCGCAGCGACAGCCCGCTCGTCAAAGTTAATTGCTCTGCTCTCTCG
This sequence is a window from Spartobacteria bacterium. Protein-coding genes within it:
- a CDS encoding PAS domain S-box protein, with product MQMDLTPYMLHATCYNMSATPLQHSGLQSLIVFGILRGMSAKEQVPCPPEVSADLIIDTIPDGLIVLDAHCRMQRWNKAMEHIAGYSEQEMIGKPCGVLHFRDTNSGNTMDMERQCLTSGQVDSERMKEIECTLQARNGETVPVRKYGRVLLDAAGGAIGILMVITDLRPLRRLQDRLSSLELSSLDITPPGRLLGTSPAMQAVYHRIRLTANSDVTVLIEGETGTGKERVAEAIHECSPRSDSPLVKVNCSALSENLLESELFGHVKGAFTGAIKDSPGRIERAEGGTLFLDEIGDISPLIQLKLLRLLQEHEYERVGDTTTRKTNVRFIAATHRNLRERVDQGLFREDFYYRIRVYAIEAPALRNHKTDIPQLCQTFIARLNKQTGRNVRRISDGVYHCFQDYCWPGNVRQLENAIEHAFVTCQTDTLEMNELPEEIRSAHQRAMECSNRTGSSQRNVDRHRPSPITRDILENMLTECHGNQSETARRLGVDRTTIWRKMKQWK